One Candidatus Nanopelagicales bacterium genomic window, ATGACCATCACGCGACCGTGCCGGCGGATCACCTTGCACTTGTCGCACATCTGCTTGACGCTCGGCTTGACCTTCATGACTGTCTCCGCGGGGGGACGTGCGCGCGGGCGAGCCCCAGGCTCGTCCACCCGCCGGTGGTGGTGTGTTCGGTGTGCGCGTGTTCGGTGGGCGGCGTGCTCGTACGGGTCCGGCTCGTCACTTGTAGCGGTAGACGATCCGGCCCCGGGTCAGGTCGTAGGGCGACAGCTCCACGACCACCCGGTCGTCGGGCAGGATCCGGATGTAGTGCATCCGCATCTTCCCGCTGATGTGGGCGAGCACCTTGTGCCCGTTGTCGAGCTCCACCCGAAACATCGCGTTGGGCAGGGACTCCACGATGGTGCCCTCCAGCTCGATGGCACCGTCCTTCTTTCCCATGTCCTCCGCTTTCGTCGAGGTGGCACCGACGCCGACCGCCCACACACGTGTGCGCCCCCGGAACGGATCCGGGAGCGGGCAGGTGCGACGGGAGGCCGGTACCGGCCCGGAAAGTGTAGCCCCGGGGCCACCCGCACCGGAAATCGACCCTCACAAACCGGACATACCACCCCCGCCCGCCCCGCCCGACCCACCCTCGGGCACACGATCCGCAAAG contains:
- the rpmJ gene encoding 50S ribosomal protein L36, which codes for MKVKPSVKQMCDKCKVIRRHGRVMVICENPRHKQRQG
- the infA gene encoding translation initiation factor IF-1, whose amino-acid sequence is MGKKDGAIELEGTIVESLPNAMFRVELDNGHKVLAHISGKMRMHYIRILPDDRVVVELSPYDLTRGRIVYRYK